The genomic DNA ATTTGCCATAATGacataaaattttgttttagaagaatATGCTGCAAAGGCATTGTCTGAACCCCAACATGGGGGTATGTGAGCCACTGTACTGTTATTGTTTAGATTGCAACAACATTTGCAAAGTCCAGTTGTGGCCTCTGCTATGATAAATCtagcaacatggaaaaaagaggcAATTTCCAAACCCAAAGAGCCCATTGTTGCAACCCAGGGCAAGTTGGGTGAAGGGTAAGTGGAGAGGAAGAGAGCACTACCTCAGAAATGTCTGGCTGGTGGTAACTGTTCGCCTTCCACCTTTCAGGATGGCCTGGGACTCGCTGTGTGGCAGGAACCTGCTGCGTCCCACAATAAGAAGAGCCTCAAGCATCGCACGGGGAGGGCAGAGGGGGgacaccccatccctggaggagctgcagcgcCTGCTGTGGACACGTGCGCGCCCTATGGGGCATGTGGATGAAGTCTGGCCAAACCTTTATGTGGGAGACCTGTAAGAGAGGGAAGGGCTGAAGGTGCTGATGAAACTCTTAGCCCCCACCTCATCCCTGCCTAAATCATCCTATCTTTTTAAAGAGAGAGCTAGGTATTAATTTGGAGACCCTTTGGAATAAGTCTTATTTTTGAGTGAGGCTGAACCTTGCTTAGGATACCACAGCACATAGGAAAAGCAACTTGAGCATTCCTTTCCAGGAGAATACTACCCTTCCTAATTTCTCCCCCTGTATTAGCACAGGAGACCCATGGTGCAACAGCCTGGTGGGGTCACAGCATCACTACTGCAGCACTCACACCAGAGCAATGTCAAACACGACACCCTGCTACTTGCTTCCCATTTCAGATGACATCAGTCCCAGAACTGATAGATGCTCAGCAGAGGTGACTTGgtgagaaaacaaatcagaaaacttTCAGCTTGTACACAAATAAACCTTACCCCCAACCTTCTCAGTTGAGAAGAATCTAAGCAGATGTTTCATGGAAAGTGTAGGAAATCTAAGAGCCAGTTTCTTAAAAGTCCAATTCtgtcctgaaatatttttgtaaacaCTTTATATCTAATcattttgtcaggaaaaaagCCTTTATAGCTTTCTAACAAACTGCACCAGCAGCCGCGTGTTTTATGCTGCaccacagtgcagcaggagaatgaaaaacccttttcttcctccaggtATGTTGCTCGtgacaaagcacagctgagccAAATGGGCATTTCCCATGTTGtgaatgctgctgctgggcgCTTCCACCTCAACACTGGGCCCAAGTTCTACAGAGACCTTGCTGTGGATTACTATGGAGTAGAAGCAGAGGACAACCCGAACTTTGATCTCAGCATTTACTTCTAC from Lagopus muta isolate bLagMut1 chromosome 5, bLagMut1 primary, whole genome shotgun sequence includes the following:
- the LOC125693507 gene encoding dual specificity protein phosphatase 13 isoform X27, producing the protein MAWDSLCGRNLLRPTIRRASSIARGGQRGDTPSLEELQRLLWTRARPMGHVDEVWPNLYVGDLYVARDKAQLSQMGISHVVNAAAGRFHLNTGPKFYRDLAVDYYGVEAEDNPNFDLSIYFYPVARYIRAALNTPRGKVLVHCAMGISRSATLVLAFLMICEDMSLADAIQAVRSHRGICPNSGFLEQLRELDLRLRKEKRAGAGIC